Proteins encoded in a region of the Streptomyces sp. NBC_00513 genome:
- a CDS encoding RNA methyltransferase produces the protein MSEQHGDPGQVAREWREAAGREDVVLLDGFHALKHALRFGARVEAVVADDPEAVGALAAELAPDVEARVRGLVRGTELKGLLARGHPTGVAALAVRPDREAGREALRRPGRTAPIVVLDNPRNLGNVGAVVRLAAGFGATGVVTRGDLDPWHPNVVRAGAGLHYATTVDRVELETLPPGPLYALDPEGEDIRALTLPDDALLAFGSERHGISPELRARADHLVSLPMRPQVSSYNLATSVAMALFHWGGPHLDQAHPDRV, from the coding sequence ATGAGTGAGCAGCACGGGGACCCCGGACAGGTCGCGCGGGAGTGGCGGGAGGCCGCCGGGCGGGAGGACGTGGTCCTGCTCGACGGGTTCCACGCGCTGAAGCACGCGCTGCGCTTCGGTGCCCGGGTGGAAGCCGTCGTCGCCGACGATCCCGAGGCCGTCGGGGCGCTGGCCGCCGAGCTGGCCCCGGACGTGGAGGCGCGGGTCCGCGGGCTGGTGCGCGGGACGGAACTCAAGGGGTTGCTGGCCCGGGGGCACCCCACCGGGGTGGCCGCGCTCGCCGTGCGACCGGACCGCGAGGCGGGCCGTGAGGCGCTGCGCCGGCCGGGCCGCACCGCCCCGATCGTGGTCCTGGACAACCCGCGCAACCTCGGCAACGTGGGCGCCGTCGTCCGGCTCGCCGCCGGCTTCGGCGCCACCGGGGTGGTCACGCGCGGAGACCTCGACCCCTGGCACCCCAACGTGGTCCGGGCCGGGGCCGGCCTGCACTACGCGACCACCGTCGACCGGGTCGAACTGGAGACCCTGCCGCCCGGGCCGCTGTACGCGCTCGACCCGGAGGGCGAGGACATCCGTGCCCTCACCCTCCCGGACGACGCCCTGCTCGCCTTCGGCTCGGAACGCCACGGGATCTCGCCTGAGCTGCGGGCCCGCGCCGATCACCTGGTGTCCCTGCCGATGCGGCCGCAGGTCTCCAGCTACAACCTGGCCACCAGCGTGGCCATGGCCCTCTTCCACTGGGGCGGGCCCCACCTCGACCAGGCCCACCCCGACCGGGTCTAG
- a CDS encoding DUF5819 family protein gives MDSNEREPSEQPVPEALTPGAPADTEAGPPVVAPPPRAPGIAGLSTPYRVVVALALGIVAVAACGHLAAVFLHVAPSNTLSKRHASTIDAWIYPEFEQNWKLFAPNPLQQNIAVQVRTQVRASDGGLTTGGWRDLSAEDGAAIRHSLLPSHTEQNELRRAWDFFTGSHDENNKPNGERGALSEEYLRRIAMDRLAPRDREDRIVRIQLRSATTAVAVPKWSDEQSDTRTYYRELPWWTV, from the coding sequence ATGGATTCGAACGAGCGCGAGCCTTCGGAACAGCCCGTTCCGGAGGCTCTCACGCCGGGTGCGCCCGCGGACACCGAGGCCGGCCCGCCGGTCGTCGCGCCGCCGCCCAGGGCGCCCGGGATCGCCGGTCTGTCCACCCCGTACCGGGTGGTCGTGGCCCTCGCGCTGGGGATCGTCGCCGTGGCCGCCTGCGGGCACCTCGCGGCCGTCTTCCTGCACGTGGCCCCGTCCAACACGCTCAGCAAGCGGCACGCGAGCACGATCGACGCCTGGATCTACCCCGAGTTCGAACAGAACTGGAAGCTCTTCGCCCCCAACCCCCTCCAGCAGAACATCGCGGTCCAGGTACGGACCCAGGTACGGGCCTCGGACGGCGGGCTGACCACCGGCGGCTGGCGCGACCTGTCCGCCGAGGACGGCGCGGCGATCCGCCACAGCCTGCTGCCGAGCCACACCGAGCAGAACGAGCTGCGGCGGGCCTGGGACTTCTTCACCGGCTCCCACGACGAGAACAACAAGCCGAACGGCGAGCGCGGCGCGCTGTCGGAGGAGTACCTGCGCCGCATCGCGATGGACCGGCTGGCGCCCCGGGATCGGGAGGACCGGATCGTACGCATCCAGTTGCGTTCGGCGACGACCGCCGTGGCCGTGCCGAAATGGAGCGACGAGCAGAGCGACACCCGGACCTACTACCGGGAGCTGCCGTGGTGGACGGTCTGA
- a CDS encoding HTTM domain-containing protein translates to MVDGLRPSARSRARAAAGQALAQVTGRALGPYQSAVVRIGFSATWLFFLLREFPHRHELYGPDGPWSWGMAERLIASNRAFTVLMWSDATWWFELVYGLSVLASVLLMLGWRTRATSVLFMIGVLSLQNRSVFMGDGGDNVIHLMAMYLVLTRCARVWSLDARRARLRGSASAGAAGPVLWSVLGLLFAYGAVTGRFGAGWLAAFATVWVVLGLWWLVDRFEPEGEGRAVLDVLANLLHNAGMLVIMAEVCLIYATAGWYKIQGSRWQDGTALYYPLGLDYFTPWPGLSGVLAGSGTLVMLLTYGTVAVQVAFPFTLFNRRIKNVLLAVMMLEHAGIAVLLGLPFFSLAMIAADAVFLPTVFLVWLGARAGAARRRDRAASEPPPGPLDAPTPIPAEVAR, encoded by the coding sequence GTGGTGGACGGTCTGAGGCCGAGCGCGCGCAGCCGTGCCCGCGCGGCCGCCGGGCAGGCCTTGGCGCAGGTCACCGGCCGGGCGCTGGGGCCGTACCAGAGCGCCGTGGTGCGCATCGGGTTCTCCGCGACCTGGCTGTTCTTCCTGCTGCGGGAGTTCCCGCACCGGCACGAGCTGTACGGGCCCGACGGCCCCTGGAGCTGGGGGATGGCCGAGCGGCTGATCGCCTCGAACCGGGCCTTCACGGTGCTGATGTGGTCCGACGCGACCTGGTGGTTCGAGCTCGTCTACGGGCTCTCCGTGCTCGCGAGCGTGCTGCTGATGCTGGGCTGGCGGACCCGGGCGACGTCCGTGCTCTTCATGATCGGCGTGCTGTCCCTCCAGAACCGCAGCGTCTTCATGGGGGACGGCGGGGACAACGTCATCCACCTGATGGCGATGTACCTCGTGCTCACCCGCTGCGCGCGGGTCTGGTCCCTGGACGCCCGCCGGGCGCGGCTGCGCGGCTCGGCCTCGGCCGGTGCGGCGGGGCCCGTGCTGTGGAGCGTGCTCGGGCTGCTCTTCGCCTACGGGGCGGTGACCGGGAGGTTCGGCGCGGGCTGGCTCGCCGCGTTCGCGACGGTGTGGGTGGTGCTCGGGCTGTGGTGGCTCGTCGACCGCTTCGAGCCGGAGGGGGAGGGCCGGGCCGTCCTCGACGTGCTGGCGAACCTGCTGCACAACGCGGGGATGCTGGTGATCATGGCGGAGGTCTGTCTGATCTACGCCACTGCGGGCTGGTACAAGATCCAGGGCTCGCGCTGGCAGGACGGCACCGCGCTGTACTACCCGCTGGGCCTGGACTACTTCACCCCGTGGCCGGGGCTGTCCGGGGTGCTGGCGGGCAGCGGGACCCTGGTGATGCTGCTGACCTACGGGACGGTCGCGGTCCAGGTCGCGTTCCCGTTCACGCTGTTCAACCGGCGGATCAAGAACGTGCTGCTCGCGGTGATGATGCTGGAGCACGCCGGGATCGCGGTGCTGCTCGGCCTGCCGTTCTTCTCGCTGGCCATGATCGCGGCCGACGCGGTGTTCCTGCCGACGGTGTTCCTCGTCTGGCTCGGCGCTCGTGCGGGCGCCGCGCGCCGGCGCGACCGGGCCGCCTCGGAGCCGCCGCCGGGCCCGCTCGACGCCCCGACCCCGATCCCGGCCGAGGTCGCGCGCTGA